The genomic DNA TCTTGCTGACCGCTGATTGCTGATAGCCGAAAGCCAAAAAAATGAATGACACCTATCAAGTTAACCAACACTGGGAAAAACTTGAGAGTCGAATTCTCAAGCCGCAACAGGTTGTACTTGTGATAGGGGCAACCGATGTTGGAAAATCGACGTTCTGTCGTTTTTTGGTTGATTCTGCTATTGATCGGGGGTTGAAAACCGCTTTTGTAGATACAGATGTCGGTCAATCTCAAATCGGTCCTCCCACCACAATTGGTATGAAATCCTTTGATCCAGAAAGTTCCCCCGTCCAGTTCGATGGTGTCGCCGATCAGCTGTATTTTGTCGGGGATTTGTCGCCGCGAGGGCACTATCTGGAAGTGCTAACAGGGGCGCGGTTGATGGTAGATCGAGCGCGTGAAACCCACGCTGATTTCATTGTCGTTGATACGAGTGGTTACCTCCACGACGCACCTGCTGTTACTCTCAAACAGCGCAAAATCGAACTCATCAGACCGAACCACGTGGTATGCCTCGGGCGTTCCAGCGAATTGAAACAGATAACCGCATACTACAGTCAACAGGACTGGCTCAATATTCATTACCTTCTGCCACACCGGAATGCCCGATCTAAAAGTAGCAAGGCGCGCAGCCGATACCGAAAAGCCCAATTTGAGGCGTATTTTGGCGATGCTTGCGAGCCAAAACTTGCTGTTAGAAGTGGCGATGCTTGCGAGCCAAAACTTGCTGTTAGAAGTGGCGATGCGATGCTTGCGAGCCAAAACTTGCTGTCGAAAGTGGTGAGACTGGCGAGTCTTCAGAACCTGTTCTACAAGCGTCCGAAAATAGCATCCAATACCTACCGTTTGAACAGATTCGTGGTGAGCGCACCCTTTTCTTTACCGGACGCATCGCAAATGAGAAGGAATTGGAAATCCTCTCTGGACTCGCCGAGACGCAAATTTACCACGCCGAATGGGGGCATCGTACCTTGTGCCTCATTCCGTCAAATCCGCTTTCCAAAGCAACTATTACCCACATCAAAAACTACTTAAGTTTGGCACGTGTCACAGCAGGAGTTCGCACTTATTTTGAACGCCGTTTGATCGGATTAATCGACGCTGCCGGTAATACGTACGCCATTGGGATCATTGAAGGTGTTGATTTCCAGAAGCGAGAACTCAGTATCCGTTGTCCATCTTCAAAGGCGGACGATGTCGCGAAACAGGCATGTGCCATCCAATTTGGCAGTTACCAATTGAAATAAAGCAAATCCGTTGGGTGGACTTGCGGTTCAGACCCAACGAATAGACTCCGCATGGATAAAAAAACTTTCACAAAAAACCCAACCTTTACTCGATTTGTTCGATACCACGCACCCTACACCGGTTCTCTTCTCTTGGCGATGGTTTTTGCCTTGGTAATTGCTGTGTGCGAATTAGGGGCTGTTCAGATTTTAGCCGATACGATTAATACACTTGAAATTGTAGGTGGAAATCCATTTGACGAGACTGTATCTATCCGATACTTCCAGCGCGAAGGTCTGTTCGCTTTTGAAGGGTTCGAGATGTCGTTGATAGATGCCGGTGATGCTCTCAAAGTCTTTCTATGGCTGCTCGGCGGGTTGCTGAGCCTCGTATTCATCAAGGGGTTCTTCGTTTACGGCAACGATTACGTGATGGCGCGTGTCGGACACAAACTATCTTTCCGGCTGCGGAACGCTCTTTACGAACGCGTCGTATCTGCACCCTTAGGCATCTTACGCGAAGAACGCACCGGCGATCTCATGGCACGCATTACAGACGATGTCCGGGTCTGGCAGAACCTTGTCGCCGCAATGGCGAACATCATCCGCGCTGTCGTTCTTGTGAGTGTCTTTGTCTCTGTAATGTTGGTTACAAGCTTCAAACTCACCCTGTTCGTCCTCCTGATTCTCCCATTTCTTGCCTACTTCATCACATCTATCGGCGTGCGAATTCGCGGTGCCAGCATAGAAATTCAGCAGCAGAGTGCAAATATCTATTCACAACTCAAAGAGACGTTTGCAGGTATCAAAATCATCAAAAGTTTTACCTCTGAACAGGCTGAAATCAAACGTTTCCAAGCCATCAACTGGAATCAGTACTGCTCAGCGATCCGACGCGCCCGTTTCGCTGCACTTCTCCCACCAACCATTGAATGGTTGGGAGCTCTCGGCGTTGCAACTGTTTTCGCGTTAGGGTGCTGGCAGGTCATTATAGGGCAACTCTCCACAGGATGGTTTATCGGCTATGTTACGATGGTCAGCTGGATGTTCAAGCCCATTAAAACCATTGGCAGCGTCAATAGTGCCTTACAGCAGTGCCTCGTCTCCGCGGAGCGGATCTTTTATCTCCTCGACTTCGGACCAGAGAGGCCTCAGGAGAACGACGAACCTCAGTATGATCGTGATCGCGTGATCTCCGAAGGGGACGCAGCAGATGGAATTCAACTGCAGAATATCCACGGTGCCGTTACATTTCAGAATGTTTCCTTTTCCTACCCACAACCTTTAACAACGAATGCGGAGAGTCCGCGCACAAGATCGAAATCCGTCATTCACAACGTAACCTTTGGAGCAAAGCCGGGGGAGGTTGTGGCACTTGTCGGACCGAGTGGCAGTGGAAAAACAACCCTCCTTAACCTCCTGTTACGTTTCTATGAGGTGAGTTCCGGAAAAATCCTGATCGACGATGTCTCTATTTCCGAAGTAAATTTGGAGTCATTGCGACAAAATATTGCGCTTGTGCCACAGGACACGTTCCTATTTGATGGCACGATTTTGGAAAATATTGGCTACGGATGCCCAAGTGCTACTGATGCAGCGATTATCGATGCGGCGAAAAAGGCGAACGCTCACGAGTTTATTACGAAAACACCCCAAGGTTATAAGACCCCAATAGGTGAAGCAGGTATGAAGCTCTCAGGAGGTGAACAGCAACGCTTATCTATCGCCCGTGCGATCTTAAAAGATGCGCCGATTCTCATCTTAGATGAAGCCACATCCTCATTGGATACACAGTCTGAAGCACTCATCCAAAAATCGCTGGTAAACCTGATGGAAGGGAGAACCAGTTTTATTATTGCGCACCGGCTTTCAACCGTTGTTCGGGCTGACAAAATTCTTGTTATCAAGGATGGGGAGATTCTGGAAACTGGAACACACGAAACACTCTTAACAAGCGGTGGGTTGTATCAAAAACTCTGCGAAATGCAGCTCAGCTAATCCTAAAGTTAGGAGTGTTTAGTTTTTCTGTGGGAGGAAAATTCGCTGCCCGACCCTTACACTCCGGGCTGTCGAGGTCTCTAACCTTGCCATACCGGCAACTGATGGCATTCTTTCGTAGGAGGGTGTTTTTACATGGGTATTTCTTCGTATTTCTGTGGATTTCTTCCGATTCTTACTGATTGCCGACTACTGACTGCTGACGTGCGACACTCTTTTTGAAGTCTTAAACTGTTTATGAGATGCGCTGTGAATTGTCGAAATTCCAAAAAAAATGAAATTTAGGTAAACCTCTTACCTCTTGTTAACGTCACACATATTAAAGAAACGCAGTCAGTGCTATTCAATTTTTTGCAATCTCGATTCTCGAGCGGTGGGTAAGGTCGGTAGATCGAAACTACATGGACGAAATTGGTAGACGCTATGGCGAAAACAAAAAGATCCGATGCTTAATTTCGCCCTTTTTTCGTAATAGCACCTTCAAGGTCGGCTTCACGATAGACGGCTTCAGAGAGGTCAACTTCATATAGATACGCATCTTTGAAGTTGGCGCCGAGCAAGACAACACCTATCAGCTTGATTTCACCGAAAATCGCCTCTCCGAGATTCGCGTTCTCAAAACTGGTGAGTGAACCGAAAGGTCCTGACACCTCACATCTTGGACAACCGAGGGTAGCACGACGCAGATCGGCACGTCGGAAGTTCGTACCACAGAGTAGACTTCCGCTGAGGAACGCACCACATAGATTCGCTTCTTCAAGGTTGGTATCCGTTAAATTAGAACCGACCAAATACGTCCGATGTAAAGTCGCACCAGAAAGATTCGCACCGGTGAGATTGGCATCGTTCAGATTCGCATCTGTTAAATCCGCGTTCTGTAGATCCGTGCCGCTCAAATCCGCTTCCGACAAATCAACACCTACGAGCGGTTGATTCGCTAAATCTAAGTTTGCCAGATTTTCACCAGAAAGAGATTCACCGGCTTGGCACTTTTTAATTATTTCATTCTGTGTGAGTTGAGCCATTAATTAACTGCCTCCAGTATTATACGGCGTTTTAGGGGCTACTTGCAAGCCAATCGTGTTATCCAGAAAATATACAAGTTATGTTTAATAGCATACCACATACATAATTAAAAGTTAAACTTTTTTCATGATTTTTGCTGTGTTAGGCAACCATAAATAACATCTCGTTCGGGAGATCGAGGCTACAGTGAGGTTGAAGAAATGAGAGACTATTACCCGGCATACCCAATAGAATCTGAGCTTTTTGTAGAGGATGAGGACAGGGAAGAAACCCCCACAGAATCACCAAGGGATGAAACCTTTGCGTACCTACAGAAAATTGCGAAGACCCCTTTGTTGGAACCTGAACAAGAAACCACACTCTTTGAAAAATACCAAGAGGGTTTCCAGGCGTTCACTAACCTGCTAAATCAACTCCCAGATTGGATGATAGCCTCGCTTAACATTGCTGAGAATAATACTTCGGACAAAAACCAAAAATTAGAACCCGCACAGTCAGAACACGGATTAATTATAGACCAGGTCCGCGCCGAAATCCAAGCACTTGGGGTCCTATTGGATAAATTAGAGGCGAAGGCGAATTTGTTAGAGCAGGCACGCTGGAAAATCTTTGAAGAAAACTTATATCTCCTACAAAAATATGTTGACCGCACAGCATCGCGCGAATTGATGCAGGTGGGAAGCCTCGGACTCTTGAAAGCTATTGACGACAGCGGCACAAAACGTGGTACGGAATTTCGGACATACGCTCGCAAAGCGATCCGCAGCAACATCAATACCTTCAATAAAAAAACGACAAAAGTGCAGCAACGACAAGCGGAATTCCCTTTGGCAGAATCACATCGGATCCCAGAACTCTCTCGTATCGCAGCGGCATGCTTTGACAAAGAACAGGAGTCCTTGGCTTTTCAGGAATTCGACGTTATCTACCACGAAATCGGAACGCTCTTGGAAGAATTACCGACCGATATGTTAGGCGGACGGACGACGACCTGCAAGCCGCACACACTCCGGTTTGTACTTGAAGATGTCCGACGGGAATTTGCACATGTCAGGTGGTTGGCGGAACAATTGGAAGCGGCGGACCAAGTCACACACGGAACAAAACTAAAAATTGTCGAAGCGAATCTGCGCCTCGTCGCCAGTATTGCGAAACAACATCACTTTAGTAAAACATCCTTAACCTTCCTTGATTTGATGCAAGAAGGCAGCCTCGGACTGATGCGAGCCGTAGATAAGTTTGACCACACCTTGCGATTCCGATTTAGCACTTACGCTACTTGGTGGATTATGCAATCTATTAAACGTGCCCTCGATCAGCAAGGACAGATGATTCGTGTTCCATGCTATATCGGTGAAGCGCGTCGCGCTATTAAGCAGGCACAGTCAGATCTGACAACCCAACTCGGACGCGAACCCACTACGACTGAAATTGCCAAAGAAGTCGAGCTTACGGAGAAAAAGGTTTCCGAAATTTTCAACGCCACAAAGGATCCGGTTCCGCTCGACGCACCGATCAATGAAGACTCCCCAGACGGCTCGTTTTCCGAACTGATTCCGGATCAATCCCAAATTACGCCTGAAAACTATTTGCTCGATTACGCAAAAATCGAGGTTATCACAGAGGTTCTCAACCGAACACTCAATCCCCGTGAGACACAGGTGATCATTCTGCGATACGGTTTAATGGACGGTACCGAGTATACCTTAGCCGACATCGGAGATAAACTTCGGATTAGTCGTGAACGGGTCCGACAGATAGAAGCTGAAGCTATTGTTAAGCTCAAACGCCACGACTCGAAAACATTACTCCAAGATCTGCTGAAAGATTTCTAAAGAGGGCAATATAGTGAAAATAGCGTATTTCGACTGCTTCTCAGGCATTAGCGGCGATATGACGCTTGGTGCCCTTGTTGATGTTGGCGTACCACCCGATATACTTAGGGAGGGATTGTCTACACTCAAACTTGATGCTGAGTTCAGCCTACACTTTGAAAAGGCCACGAAACACAGTATCACCGGTACCAGGGCGATTGTGGAGGTGCACCCTGCACACACCTCACATGCAGATTCACACCACGAGCATAGGCATGCCCATCATCATGACCACGAAGATCATCACGAGCATGGGCATGCCCATCATGACCACGACCACGATCATGATCATCACCATGATCACGGACCGACTCGCCATCTCTCCGATATTTTCAAATTGCTTGATGACAGCGATTTAGACACAGAAATTCGGGATACCGCGAAACACGTCTTCGACCGACTCGCTGAAGCAGAGGCGAAGGTTCACAAT from Candidatus Poribacteria bacterium includes the following:
- a CDS encoding ABC transporter ATP-binding protein; protein product: MDKKTFTKNPTFTRFVRYHAPYTGSLLLAMVFALVIAVCELGAVQILADTINTLEIVGGNPFDETVSIRYFQREGLFAFEGFEMSLIDAGDALKVFLWLLGGLLSLVFIKGFFVYGNDYVMARVGHKLSFRLRNALYERVVSAPLGILREERTGDLMARITDDVRVWQNLVAAMANIIRAVVLVSVFVSVMLVTSFKLTLFVLLILPFLAYFITSIGVRIRGASIEIQQQSANIYSQLKETFAGIKIIKSFTSEQAEIKRFQAINWNQYCSAIRRARFAALLPPTIEWLGALGVATVFALGCWQVIIGQLSTGWFIGYVTMVSWMFKPIKTIGSVNSALQQCLVSAERIFYLLDFGPERPQENDEPQYDRDRVISEGDAADGIQLQNIHGAVTFQNVSFSYPQPLTTNAESPRTRSKSVIHNVTFGAKPGEVVALVGPSGSGKTTLLNLLLRFYEVSSGKILIDDVSISEVNLESLRQNIALVPQDTFLFDGTILENIGYGCPSATDAAIIDAAKKANAHEFITKTPQGYKTPIGEAGMKLSGGEQQRLSIARAILKDAPILILDEATSSLDTQSEALIQKSLVNLMEGRTSFIIAHRLSTVVRADKILVIKDGEILETGTHETLLTSGGLYQKLCEMQLS
- a CDS encoding pentapeptide repeat-containing protein, translated to MAQLTQNEIIKKCQAGESLSGENLANLDLANQPLVGVDLSEADLSGTDLQNADLTDANLNDANLTGANLSGATLHRTYLVGSNLTDTNLEEANLCGAFLSGSLLCGTNFRRADLRRATLGCPRCEVSGPFGSLTSFENANLGEAIFGEIKLIGVVLLGANFKDAYLYEVDLSEAVYREADLEGAITKKGRN
- a CDS encoding sigma-70 family RNA polymerase sigma factor, whose translation is MRDYYPAYPIESELFVEDEDREETPTESPRDETFAYLQKIAKTPLLEPEQETTLFEKYQEGFQAFTNLLNQLPDWMIASLNIAENNTSDKNQKLEPAQSEHGLIIDQVRAEIQALGVLLDKLEAKANLLEQARWKIFEENLYLLQKYVDRTASRELMQVGSLGLLKAIDDSGTKRGTEFRTYARKAIRSNINTFNKKTTKVQQRQAEFPLAESHRIPELSRIAAACFDKEQESLAFQEFDVIYHEIGTLLEELPTDMLGGRTTTCKPHTLRFVLEDVRREFAHVRWLAEQLEAADQVTHGTKLKIVEANLRLVASIAKQHHFSKTSLTFLDLMQEGSLGLMRAVDKFDHTLRFRFSTYATWWIMQSIKRALDQQGQMIRVPCYIGEARRAIKQAQSDLTTQLGREPTTTEIAKEVELTEKKVSEIFNATKDPVPLDAPINEDSPDGSFSELIPDQSQITPENYLLDYAKIEVITEVLNRTLNPRETQVIILRYGLMDGTEYTLADIGDKLRISRERVRQIEAEAIVKLKRHDSKTLLQDLLKDF